In the Desulfuromonas sp. DDH964 genome, CGCTGCACTTTCCGCCATGAAATGGACGCCGCAAAAAACGATTACGGCGCGGTCGGTGCGCGCCGCCTCGAGGGACAGCCCGAGGGAATCCCCGGTGATGTCCGCCAGTTCCTGGATTTCGTCGCGCTGATAGTTATGCGCCAGCAGCAGGGCATTGCGCTCCCGGGCCAGGCGCCGGATCTCGTCCTTGATCTCTTGCTGACTCTTCATGAAGGTCCTTCCACAGGTTCGATGTGCGCCGTATACTAGTTCAAAACCCCTGATATGTCAAACCTTTATCGGCGAATCCGGCCTTGACAGGGGCTTCGATTGGGGCTATTCTCAGCGGGCCTGAAACAACCTCTTTCTTTCAAGGACTTCCCGTTATGTTCGGAATCGGCATGCCCGAGCTCCTGCTGATCCTGGCCCTTGCCCTGATCGTCATCGGCCCGAAGAAACTCCCCGATATCGCCCGTGCCCTCGGTCGCGGCTTCGCCGAATTCAGGCGCGCCACCGACGAGTTGAAGACCTCCTTCCACGAGGAGGTTCGAACTGCCGAAACCAAGAAGCGCCTGCTCGAGGAAGGCAAAATCCATCCCCCCGGCGCCGCCCGCAAAGAGGCGGAGGGCGGGTCGGAAGAAGCGGGCCCCGCGGACGACCCCTATCGGACCGCCCGGGAAGAGCGGGCGGCGGCCCCGAGCGAGGATGCCGGAAATGAGCGATGAAAGCCTCCCCTTTACCAAGCACCTGGAGGAGTTGCGGCGCCGCCTGATCATCGCCGCCGGGTCCTGGCTGGTCGCCTTCATCGCCTGCTACAGCTACTCGGAACAACTCTTCCAGTTCATTTCCGGGCCGGTGCGGGCCGCCCTGCCGGCAGGAAGCTCGCTGGTCTTCATCAACGCCACCGAACCCTTCTTCACTTACCTGAAGATCGCGGCCCTGACCGGCCTGCTCATTGCCCTGCCGGTCATCTTCTGGCAGCTCTGGGGCTTTGTCGCGCCCGGGCTCTATGCCCATGAAAAGAAGCTCGCCGTCCCCTTCGTCTTTGCCAGTACGCTCTGCTTCGGGGCCGGGGCCTATTTCGGCTTTCGCTTCGTCTTTCCCACCATCTTCACTTTTCTCATCAATTATGGTACCAGCAGCGGCGAAATCAGCGCCATGCTCTCCATGGGGCAGTACCTCGCCCTGTCGAGCAAGCTGCTGCTCGCCTTCGGTCTCGTCTTCGAGCTGCCGATCATCATCTTTTTCCTCGCCCGCATGGGCATTGTCGACCATCTCTGGTTGCGCCGCAACCGCAAGTATGCACTGATCGCCGCCTTTGTCATCGGCGCCATCCTGACCCCGCCCGATGTCTTTTCCCAGACCGCCCTGGCCCTGCCGTTCATCATCCTCTACGAAGTCGGAATCTGGGTCGCCTTCTTCTTTGGTAAAAAAAGGGCGCGCGAAGCCAAAGATTCCGGCCCCGGAGAAGCAGGCTGAATGCGCAACTGAGGAGGGCCGGTTTCTTTCAAGCAGGGGCAACCGGTGACGGCGCCATGTCGGCCCTGAGCTGGTGGACCAGCCGGTTTTTGCCGCCCCGCTTCGCCTGATACATCAAGTCGTCAGCTGCCCGGACCAGGCTGTCGAGATCGTCCTCAAAGCCGTCGAAAGTAACCGCCCCGATACTGAAGGTGACCGGCCAATCGCCCTCTCCCATCGCTGACAGCAACTCCCGCTGAATTTTTTGCAGAGCTTCGCCCCCCGCACTGAACCCGGTCTCCGGCAACAGCAGTGCGAACTCGTCCCCGCCCAGACGCGCCGCCACATCGATACTGCGGAGCTGCCGCTTCAGGTTGCGGGCAACGGCCTGGAGCAACTGATCACCGGCGCCATGACCAAACGAGTCGTTGACCTGCTTGAAGTTGTCGAGGTCGAAATAGGCGAGGGTGTAAGCCCGGCCATAGCGGGCGGCGCGCTGCGCCTCGTCTCCCAGACGCTGATAAAAGATGCGGCCGTTGACCAGGCCGGTCAGGGTATCGGTCCCGGCCAGCGCCTGCTGGAGGCGCAAAAGGCCCCTGACCCGCAGCACGAGGTGACTGACGAGGAGAAAGAAACCGAAACGCACCAGGGCATTCCAAAAGGGCGCCCATGCATTATAATAACTTCTGTTTGCCACCTCCGCCGCCATCCAGACCAGGGCGGCGAGCAGGGCACAGCTGTAGGTCTCCTCGCGCCGGGCGTACCAGGCCAGGAGCAGGAGCGGTGCAACGTAGAAGAGCGAGAAGGAGAGCTCTTCGCCCGTCCAGTAATTGATCAGGCCAAGAAGTAGGGTGGCAGAAAGGGCCACAACGACCAGCCATGGCCGCGAAAGCCGCTCCAGCTTGCGGTTGATCCGATCGGTAAGGGTCATGGGACGATCACCCGGGCACCGGATCGTGATCGCCACGGTAAGGGGTCCAGAGGATATCCTCGCGACCGCCGTCATTGCAGAGCCGTGCCCAGACGAAACAAAGGTCGGAGAGCCGGTTGAGATAGGTCAGAGCGTGGGGATTGAAGGTCTGCCTGCCAGCGCTCTCTTCGCTCACCCGGGCTTCGATGACGGTACGCTCGGCCCGGCGGGCGACGGTTCGCACCAGGTGCAGGGTGGCCGCAGCACGGCTCCCCCCGGGGAGAATGAAG is a window encoding:
- the tatB gene encoding Sec-independent protein translocase protein TatB, whose amino-acid sequence is MFGIGMPELLLILALALIVIGPKKLPDIARALGRGFAEFRRATDELKTSFHEEVRTAETKKRLLEEGKIHPPGAARKEAEGGSEEAGPADDPYRTAREERAAAPSEDAGNER
- the tatC gene encoding twin-arginine translocase subunit TatC, encoding MSDESLPFTKHLEELRRRLIIAAGSWLVAFIACYSYSEQLFQFISGPVRAALPAGSSLVFINATEPFFTYLKIAALTGLLIALPVIFWQLWGFVAPGLYAHEKKLAVPFVFASTLCFGAGAYFGFRFVFPTIFTFLINYGTSSGEISAMLSMGQYLALSSKLLLAFGLVFELPIIIFFLARMGIVDHLWLRRNRKYALIAAFVIGAILTPPDVFSQTALALPFIILYEVGIWVAFFFGKKRAREAKDSGPGEAG
- a CDS encoding GGDEF domain-containing protein, translated to MTLTDRINRKLERLSRPWLVVVALSATLLLGLINYWTGEELSFSLFYVAPLLLLAWYARREETYSCALLAALVWMAAEVANRSYYNAWAPFWNALVRFGFFLLVSHLVLRVRGLLRLQQALAGTDTLTGLVNGRIFYQRLGDEAQRAARYGRAYTLAYFDLDNFKQVNDSFGHGAGDQLLQAVARNLKRQLRSIDVAARLGGDEFALLLPETGFSAGGEALQKIQRELLSAMGEGDWPVTFSIGAVTFDGFEDDLDSLVRAADDLMYQAKRGGKNRLVHQLRADMAPSPVAPA